The genomic interval TCAGCAGCAGCCCTTGTCGTCGGCGTCGACGCAAGTACGGTCGGTCTCCACCGCCACCACGGCGGTGCGCAGGTCGTCCAGCGCGTGACCGAGGCGGGGGTCGGCCAGCTCGTAGCGGGTGCGACGGCCCACGGGGACGGCGATGACCAGGCCGCAGTCGCGCAGGCAGGCCAGGTGGTTCGACAGCCGGGTGCGGGAGATCCCGAGCGCCTCGGCAAGGTCGGACGGATGGGCGGGCGCCTGGCGCAGGGCGAGCAGCAGCCGGCAGCGGATCGGGTCGGCGAGCGCGCGGCCGAACCGCACCAGCACCTCGACGTCGGAAGCGAGAGTCAGCACAGCAACGACAGTACATGGATTTCTGAATTCAGAAAACCTTGGATCCCGATGGAACCACCGAGCGTAGATCAGCCTCTGGCTAGTGAGTCAGACCCAATATGCAGCCAGTACGCAGCCAGTACGCACCCAGTACGCACCCGATACGCATCAGCCGTACCAACTCTCCGGAGGACACGTGAAGATCACCGCCACCGCCATATCGCTGACCGTCGACGACGTACCCGCCTCGGCCGCCTTCCTCACCACCCACTTCGGTTTCCAGGAGGCCATGGCTGCCGACGGCTTCGCTTCGCTCACGCGGGAGGACGCGGTGAACGTGATCTTCCTGAAGCGGGGGGTCGAGGTACTGCCCGAGGGGTTCCGGGATCAGCACGCGGCCGGGGTGATCGTCGCGTTCACCGTCGACGACCTTCCGGCGGAGTACGAGCGGCTCAAGGGCGCGGGCGTCGACATCAGCATGGAGCTGCGTGAAGAGCCGTGGGGCGAGCGCCTTTTCCAGGTCACTGACCCCAACGGCGTGATCATCCAGCTCGTCGACTGGGTCACCCCCGCCGGGGAGTGACCCGCGTACCCGCCCCGGGCCCGTCTACGCCGGCCGCGTCGCACCCGCGTACGGCATCTCGTCGATCGGCGCGACGCGGACCGGGGCGCCGGGGCGGGGGGCGTGGATCATCTGGCCGTCGCCGATGTAGAGGCCTACGTGGGTGATGCCGGAGTAGAAGAAGACCAGGTCGCCGGGGGCGAGTTGGGAGCGTGGGATGCGCTGCCCGGCGTTGATCTGGGTGTACGTCGTACGGGGGAGGGCCACGCCCGCTGCGTGCCAGGCTGCCTGCGTAAGGCCCGAGCAGTCGAAGGCGGAGGGGCCCGTGGCGCCCCAGACGTAGGGCTTGCCGATGGCTCCGTAGGCGAACGAAATCGCTTCTGCGGCCCGGGCGTTCGGGGCCTGGACCGGACCCGCGCCGCGTGTGGCGGCGCGGTCGGCACGTGGGGCGGCGGAGGAGTTTCCGTGGCCGTCCTCGGCGGCGTACTGCGCGCGCTGAGCCGCGGTCAGCCGGGACAGGAGGTCCTCGGCAGCGCCGATCCTGTCCTGGATCGTCGCCTTGTTCTTCCTCAGTGCTGCCTGGTGGGACTTGAGTTCTTCGAGGCGGTCGTCCGCCTCGCCGCGCAGCCTGCTGATCTCGCCGAGCTGCCGGCGGATCCCCGTGACGGCCGCGGACTGCCGGTCACCGGCGCGGTCGGCGATCGAGGCGCGCTCCAGGTACTGGTCCGGATCGGAACTCAGCGCGACCTGCACGGCCGGGTCGATGGCGCCCGTACGGTACTGGGCGGTGGCGAGCGAACCGAGCGCGTTGCGCGAGGCGTTGAGCCGGTCGGTCCTGCGGGCGGCTTCGTCGCGCAGCTCGTCCAGCGACTCGCGGGCCTCGCCCGCCTTCTCCTTCGCGCCGTTGTACTTCTCGGTTGCGACCTCGGCATCGTGGTAGAGCTGGTCGACCTTGGCCTTCACCTGAGCGGGGGTGAGGGCGGGCTCCGCGTGTCCGACACCCTCGAAGGCGGTGGCGCTCGCGGCTCCGGCGAGGGCGAGGGTGGCGGCGGTGCGGGCGGTACTGCCGGTGAGCGTGCGCTGCTTGGGCTTTCGGTGCGCGGCCACGAGGGCGTCCACGTCCTTCCGTCCTGTACGTCGTCCGTTCGCGTCCGGCGGCGGTCCGCCACAGGGGGAGCGGGCCGCCGCCGGACTTTCGGCGGTAGGCGGCCGACTGCCGCTCCGGGGAGGGGCGGCGGTGGGGAGCCGGTCACCTGGGAGGGACGCTAAACCGGAGGTCACGGGAGAGCGACGGAATAGCCGACAGTGACTGAATTAGGTGATGTGGTGATCGTGAGTGACAACTGGGCTCACGGGGGAGCGGGGTGTTCCCCTACTTCCGTGACCGATGTGGCGAATGAGGGGTACCTGGGCGCCCGGTGCTGCTAGGGCGTGTCCGGCGGATCAGGCCGGCTTCAGGGGGCGGCGCCATATCAGCGCAGATGTGCGTGCCAAGCCCCGCGGCCCAGGCATGATCCGCCGGACACGCCCTAAGGCCATGGCTAGGCTCCGGCCCATGCACGTACTGATCAATGTCTTCGTCGGCCTGCACATCATCGGAATCGCCTCGCTGCTCGGCGGCTTCCTGACCCAGATGAAGGCCATGGGCGAGGGCACGGCCCGTTTCACCCCGGCGATGCTGCACGGCGCGCTGACGATGCTGGTCACGGGCGTGGCGCTGGTGGGGCTCAACCAGGCGGACGGCCAGGCGGTGAACAACCTCAAGATCGGGATCAAGCTGGCGATCCTCGTGGTGATCCTGGGCCTGGTGTACGTCAAGCGGGACGACGAGAAGATCGAGAAGGCGCTCTTCGGCGCGGTCGGCGGACTGACCGTCGCCAACATCTTCATCGCGGTGCTCTGGACCTGAGCCGGCCGGGAGGCGGAGCGCCTGCGGGTGGCTCAGGTCCAGAGTCGGTGCGGGCCGGCGGACCGGGCGGGTCGGCGGACCGGCGGACTTCCCGACCAGTGGGCCGACCGGCGGATCAAGCCGGTCGTACGCTGCCGTAGATCGGCATGTAGTAGATCGACTCCTCGCGGACGTACGCTCCGGGCTTCGGGGCGTGGATCATCTTGCCGTTGCCGATATAGATCCCTACGTGGCTGATGTCGTCGTAGAAGAAGACCAGGTCGCCCGGCTTGAGGTTCTCGGTAGCGACGCGCGTGCCGACCTCGACCTGGTCCCAGGTGGTGCGGGGGAGGTCGACCCCGGCGGCCTTCCAGGCGTCCTGGGTCAGGCCGGAGCAGTCGTACGAACTGGGGCCCGTGGCGCCCCAGACGTAGGGCTTGCCAATCTGGGCGCGGGCGAAAGCAATGACCTTCTCGGCCTTGGCGGCGTACGCGTCACCGGCGTCGGTTCCGGTTCCCGTCCCTGTGCCTGTTCCGGTCCCGCTCCCGGTGCCTGTGCCCGTACCGGTTCCCGTATCCGGATCGTCCTGCTGCGCCTCTTCCTGCTGGCGGCGGCGCTCCGCCTCGGCCTTCGCCTCGGCTTCCGCCTTGGCCTTGGCCTCCGCCTTGCGCCGCGCCTCCGCTTCCCTCTTCTTCTCCAGCTCCGCGAGCCGGGCCTTCTCCTCCGCCGTCAGCTGTGACAGCAGCTCGCGTGCCTGGCCGAGCTTGCGCTGTACATCCTGCTTGGCGGTCTTGAGGGAGGCCTGCGACTCCGTGAGGCTCTCCAGGCTCTTCGACGCCTCGGCGCGCTCCTTCGACGCCTCGGCCTGCTTCTTCTCGAAGTCGGTGACATCCGCCTGCTGACGGTCCGTCATCCGGTCCATCATCTGGTTCTGATCGAAGTACGCCTGCGGGCTGTCCGCGAGGAGCAGCGCGGCGGTCGGGGTGATTGCACCCGTCCGGTACTGCGCGGCCGCGTAGTTGCCCAGCTTGCGCCGGGCCTCGTTCAGCTTCTCGGTGCGCTTGGCCACGGCGTCGAGCAGGCCGTCCACCGACTTCCGCTGCTGCTCGGTGGCTTCCTTCGACTTGTTGTACTTCTGCGTCGCGGTGCCGGCCTGGCGGTAGAGGTCGTCGACCTTCTTCTGTACCTCTTCGACCGTCGGCTTGGGCTCGGCCGGGGAGATCGGCGCTACAGGAGCGGCCGGCGCAGCACCGGCGCTCTGGGCGAGCAGGCCGACGGAGGCGAGAGCGGCCGTCGATATACCGAGGGCGGGCGCGGCGGTGCGTGTGCGATTGCGCGGTTTGCGATGCGACGCCAAGGTCGGCATCTCCTTCCGTGGACCGCCTACCGGGTTAGCTGTCGGGTTCGGGCGGAACGGAAGGCTGCCCTACGGTCCGTGGGAAGTACGTACCGATTCACCCCAGGTGGTGCGTGTGGGTCCCCGGTTCCGAACTGCCATGTGGCAGCACGGATTCGGCGTGGGCCGCCCGCTCCGACGCCGTTCGCCGGTGGGGGTACGAGCCGCCCGTCGCTGCACGTTAGCCAACTCCCGTTACTACTGGGAAGTCTGATGTTCGAAATGCCCGATACATTTTCGTGACCTTTGCGGTCGGGGTGATCGGGGTGGGCGCTGCGGGGAAGGTGGAGGGGTGCCGCGGCTGGTACCTCGGGGGTGTACGAGGTGGGCGCGTGGGTCGCGCGCGGCGGTGCCGAGTGCGGTGCGGGCCGCCCCTCCACCCGCCCCCTCCCGCCTTCGCTCCGCGGCGTGGTCAACGTCACAAACGCCGGATTACGGGTCCCCTCCCGCCCGAAGTGAGGGGAGCAGGGGAATCCGGGGCGGGCTGTCGGCGGTCGCGCCTAAGCTTGGTAGACGATGAGCAGCCTCTTTGACGACAGCTTCCTGGCCGACCTCCAGCCCACGGAGGAATCGGCCCCGCCGCCCCCCGAGGACACCTCCCCGGAGGAGGTCCCGCACGACCTCTTCGGCGGTGCTTTCGACGTGCCCCCGGCGGCCAGGGACACGTACTACAGGGACGGCGCCCCGCGCCCCGCCGTGGACGCCGCCGCGCTGCTCGACGGCCTGAACGAAGAGCAGCGCGCCGCTGTCGTGCACGCCGGGTCGCCGCTGCTCATCGTGGCCGGCGCGGGCTCGGGCAAGACCCGGGTCCTGACCCACCGGATCGCGTACCTGCTGGCCAAGCGGGGTGTGCACCCCGGCCAGATCCTGGCGATCACCTTCACCAACAAGGCCGCGGGCGAGATGAAGGAGCGCGTCGAGGACCTCGTGGGTCCGCGCGCGGGCCACATGTGGGTCTCCACCTTCCACAGCGCGTGCGTGCGCATCCTGCGCCGCGAGTCGAAGAAGCTCGGCTTCACGTCCTCGTTCTCGATCTACGACGCCGCCGACTCGAAGCGCCTGATGGCGCTCGTCTGCCGCGATCTCGACCTCGACCCGAAGCGCTTCCCGCCCAAGGCCTTCAGCGCCAAGGTCTCGAACCTGAAGAACGAGCTGATAGACGAAGAGGCCTTCGCGGGCCAGGCCGCCGACGGCTTCGAGAAGACGCTGGCGCAGGCGTACGCGATGTATCAGGCGCGGCTGCGCGAGGCCAATGCCCTGGACTTCGACGACATCATCATGACCACGGTGCATCTGCTCCAGGCGTTCCCGGACGTCGCCGAGCACTACCGGATGCGCTTCCGTCACGTCATGGTCGACGAGTACCAGGACACCAACCACGCTCAGTACACGCTCGTGCGCGAGCTGGTAGGTCCTTCGGGCGAGGACCGGGCGCCGGCCGAGCTGTGCGTCGTCGGTGACGCCGACCAGTCGATCTACGCCTTCCGCGGTGCCACCATCCGCAACATCCTCCAGTTCGAGGAGGACTATCCGGACGCGAAGACGATCCTGCTGGAGCAGAACTACCGCTCGACGCAGACCATCCTCACCGCGGCCAACGCGGTCATCGAGCGGAACGAGAACCGCCGACCCAAGAACCTGTGGACGGAAGCCGGTGCCGGTTCCCTGATCACGGGATACGTGGCGGACACCGAGCACGACGAGGCCCAGTTCGTCGCCGAGGAGATCGACCGGCTGACGGACGCGGGCGACGCGAAGGCCGGCGACGTCGCCGTCTTCTACCGTACGAACGCCCAGTCCCGTGTCTTCGAAGAGATCTTCATCCGGGTTGGCCTGCCGTACAAGGTCGTCGGCGGCGTCCGCTTCTACGAGCGCAAGGAGGTCCGGGACGTCCTGGCGTATCTGCGCGTCCTGGCGAACCCGGAGGACACCGTTCCGCTGCGCCGCATTCTGAACGTACCGAAGCGGGGCATCGGTGACCGCGCCGAGGCGATGATCGACGCACTGTCGCTGCGCGAGAAGATCACCTTCCCGCAGGCGCTGCGGCGCGTGGACGAGGCGTACGGCATGGCGGCGCGCTCGGCCAACGCCGTGAAGCGCTTCAATACGCTGATGGAAGAGCTCCGTACGGTCGTGGAGTCGGGAGCCGGGCCCGCCACGGTGCTGGAGGCCGTTCTCGAACGGACTGGTTACCTCGCCGAGTTGCAGGCCTCGACCGACCCGCAGGACGAGACGCGCATCGAGAACCTTCAGGAGCTGGCCGCTGTTGCCCTGGAGTTCGAGCAGGAGCGCGAGGGCGACGAGCCCGGGACGCTGGCCGAATTCCTGGAGAGGGTCGCGCTCGTCGCCGACTCCGACCAGATCCCCGACGAGGACGAGGACGGGTCCGGTGTCATCACGCTGATGACGCTGCACACCGCCAAGGGCCTCGAGTTCCCGGTGGTGTTCCTGACAGGCATGGAGGACGGCGTCTTCCCGCACATGCGCGCGCTCGGCCAGACCAAGGAGCTGGAGGAGGAGCGGCGGCTCGCGTACGTCGGCATCACGCGCGCCCGCGAACGGCTCTACCTCACGCGGTCGACGATGCGCAGTGCGTGGGGGCAGCCTTCGTACAACCCGCCGTCGCGCTTCCTGGAGGAGATCCCGGAGACGCATCTGACGTGGAAGCGGAAGGGTGCGCAGGTCGTGGC from Streptomyces spiramyceticus carries:
- a CDS encoding ArsR/SmtB family transcription factor, coding for MLTLASDVEVLVRFGRALADPIRCRLLLALRQAPAHPSDLAEALGISRTRLSNHLACLRDCGLVIAVPVGRRTRYELADPRLGHALDDLRTAVVAVETDRTCVDADDKGCC
- a CDS encoding VOC family protein; the protein is MKITATAISLTVDDVPASAAFLTTHFGFQEAMAADGFASLTREDAVNVIFLKRGVEVLPEGFRDQHAAGVIVAFTVDDLPAEYERLKGAGVDISMELREEPWGERLFQVTDPNGVIIQLVDWVTPAGE
- a CDS encoding C40 family peptidase, translating into MDALVAAHRKPKQRTLTGSTARTAATLALAGAASATAFEGVGHAEPALTPAQVKAKVDQLYHDAEVATEKYNGAKEKAGEARESLDELRDEAARRTDRLNASRNALGSLATAQYRTGAIDPAVQVALSSDPDQYLERASIADRAGDRQSAAVTGIRRQLGEISRLRGEADDRLEELKSHQAALRKNKATIQDRIGAAEDLLSRLTAAQRAQYAAEDGHGNSSAAPRADRAATRGAGPVQAPNARAAEAISFAYGAIGKPYVWGATGPSAFDCSGLTQAAWHAAGVALPRTTYTQINAGQRIPRSQLAPGDLVFFYSGITHVGLYIGDGQMIHAPRPGAPVRVAPIDEMPYAGATRPA
- a CDS encoding C40 family peptidase, encoding MPTLASHRKPRNRTRTAAPALGISTAALASVGLLAQSAGAAPAAPVAPISPAEPKPTVEEVQKKVDDLYRQAGTATQKYNKSKEATEQQRKSVDGLLDAVAKRTEKLNEARRKLGNYAAAQYRTGAITPTAALLLADSPQAYFDQNQMMDRMTDRQQADVTDFEKKQAEASKERAEASKSLESLTESQASLKTAKQDVQRKLGQARELLSQLTAEEKARLAELEKKREAEARRKAEAKAKAEAEAKAEAERRRQQEEAQQDDPDTGTGTGTGTGSGTGTGTGTGTGTDAGDAYAAKAEKVIAFARAQIGKPYVWGATGPSSYDCSGLTQDAWKAAGVDLPRTTWDQVEVGTRVATENLKPGDLVFFYDDISHVGIYIGNGKMIHAPKPGAYVREESIYYMPIYGSVRPA
- the pcrA gene encoding DNA helicase PcrA, translated to MSSLFDDSFLADLQPTEESAPPPPEDTSPEEVPHDLFGGAFDVPPAARDTYYRDGAPRPAVDAAALLDGLNEEQRAAVVHAGSPLLIVAGAGSGKTRVLTHRIAYLLAKRGVHPGQILAITFTNKAAGEMKERVEDLVGPRAGHMWVSTFHSACVRILRRESKKLGFTSSFSIYDAADSKRLMALVCRDLDLDPKRFPPKAFSAKVSNLKNELIDEEAFAGQAADGFEKTLAQAYAMYQARLREANALDFDDIIMTTVHLLQAFPDVAEHYRMRFRHVMVDEYQDTNHAQYTLVRELVGPSGEDRAPAELCVVGDADQSIYAFRGATIRNILQFEEDYPDAKTILLEQNYRSTQTILTAANAVIERNENRRPKNLWTEAGAGSLITGYVADTEHDEAQFVAEEIDRLTDAGDAKAGDVAVFYRTNAQSRVFEEIFIRVGLPYKVVGGVRFYERKEVRDVLAYLRVLANPEDTVPLRRILNVPKRGIGDRAEAMIDALSLREKITFPQALRRVDEAYGMAARSANAVKRFNTLMEELRTVVESGAGPATVLEAVLERTGYLAELQASTDPQDETRIENLQELAAVALEFEQEREGDEPGTLAEFLERVALVADSDQIPDEDEDGSGVITLMTLHTAKGLEFPVVFLTGMEDGVFPHMRALGQTKELEEERRLAYVGITRARERLYLTRSTMRSAWGQPSYNPPSRFLEEIPETHLTWKRKGAQVVAGSSAGSGSMSGVASSLSASLSSRSRSGGGASGFATRRASDKPVISLSVGDRVTHDQFGLGTVMTVTGTGADAQATIDFGDERPKKLLLRYAPVEKL